The genomic DNA CGAGATCGCCGGCGTCGTTGCCATCGTGGCGCTTGAAGCCAGCCTGTTGATGCAGGGCTGAGGGGAAGTCCGAGCCATGACGCTTTTCACAACCGACTACCTGGAGTACTACCTGACCTTGGTGTCCTGGATCGTCAACAACGGCATCTGGGCGGTACTGGTATCCAGCGGGGTATTCGCACTGCCCTTCGTGGCGATCATCGTGCAGGAATGGCTTAAGGCCCGTGCGGAAGGTGCCGACGAAGGCAACAAGGGCGTGCTCTCGGCCGCACGCATCGAGAACCGGGTGTTCGTCGCCATCGTGGTGGTGATGTTCGCCGGCATCCCCTTCATCGACGTGGACCTCAACACAATTCAGTACGACAGCTCGCGCTCGGCCCAGTGCCAGGTCAACGTGCCGCAGCCCACGGATACCGGCTGGTCCCAGTCCTTCAGCACCATCAACAACCAGAGTGCCAAGGTGCCGGTCTGGTGGGCCTTCATGCACGCGCTCTCGCGCGCCGTCACCAGCGCCTCGGTGGCGGCAATCCCGTGCGGGACAGACCTGCGACAGATGCGCATGGAGATCGACGCTACCCGCATCAATGACCCGGTTCTGGCTCAGGAAGTGGCCGATTTCACACACGACTGCTACGGACCTGCACGCGCTAAATTGTTCATGGCGCGGCCGGAGCTGGACGAAGCTCAAATGAACGACGTGACCTGGATCGGTTCGAGGTTTTTCACGGATACCGGCGGCTACTACGACAGCTACCGTTCCAGCACGGCGCGCGAGTCATGGCCCTATGACGACACCCGCGACGCAGGGCTTGCGCAGGTGGCCAGTGGCGGCGGCTACCCGACCTGCAGGCAGTGGTGGGCCGATGGCAGCAACGGCCTGCGGGCACGGCTGCTGAGCCAGGTGGACCCCAGCCTGTTGAATCGCTTGGCGGGCTGGGCCGGGTTCCTGAGCCGTACCGAGGTGGACGATTCGGTGGTCCGTACCATCGCGTCACCGCGACAGCAGAAGCTCACCCAGGGTTCGGTCTATACCGACTACGGCGGCCAGATCGACAAGACCCTGCCGAACATCGTGACGCGGGCCACGGGGGATGTAGGAATGGCGGTCGGGGCACTTGCCGCATTTCCCGCCATGGACGTGGTGCGCCAAGCGCTGCCCATGGTGCTTGCCTTGCTCAAGATGGCACTGGTCATCTGCATCCCGCTCGTACTGGTCGTCGGAACCTATGACCTGAAGACGGTCGTCACCGTCAGCGTCGTGCAGTTCGCGCTGTTCTTCACCGATTTCTGGTTCCAACTCGCACGCTGGATCGACAGCACCATCCTCGATGCGCTCTATGGGTGGGGCTTCGGCTGGAACCGGCCACACACTAACTTCGATCCGCTGGTGGGGTTGAACAATGCCTTTGGCGACCTGCTCCTGATGTTCGTCATGGGCACGATGTTCATCGTGCTGCCTACATTCTGGATCATGGCCTTGGCTTGGGCGGGCGTTCGTGCCGGCAACGTGCTGCAAGGCCTCGCCGGGGCCACCGGAGATGCCAAGGCCGCTGGCGGCAAGGGTGGAAGTATTGCGATCAATGCAGTGGGGAAAAAGTGATCTTTGCGCCGACAACCCCCGCGGCGTAGTAGGCTTATCGTAGGGAAAGATGCAGCGATCCTGACCAACTGCAACGCCAGGATTTCACACGATGACCACCAACACTCTTCGCTACCCATCCATCGTGCCGAGCGGCGAGGGAAAGTCGGTGCTCGAAGCCGTGCTTCGGCTGCAAGGGGTCGATTTCATCACTGGCCCAATTCATCTAGACGGCTCAGCAGATTTTGCTGCGGCTGATGATCAAGCACATGACCTTGAAGCGTGCATGGCAAACCTTCATGACACAGTGTTGGATGCGACCGGCAAATCCCTGTCCGATACCGATCTCCACGAGGTTCTGCTCAACCTTCCACGCGCTATCCGAAAGCAGGTGAAAACCTGGGGAGTGGCAGACACCGAAGTACGCGAGCAGATTTATCGGCACCTCCAGAACACAGCTCTGTGACGAATTAATCGTCCTCGACATGAGGATCAATGCGAAAACCGTCGTAGGTGTATAGGCCAAACCCTGCTGGTCCGTTTCGCCACTCTGGCTCGGGCAATTCATCGCCCAGGTCGGCATTGCGGGCCATCCAGGCAACCACCATGACCAACACCAGCAGCAGAGCCAGCCAGAAGGTGCTGTAGAGCAACACTCCGAGCGCGGCCAGCTTGACTATCCACACAATCGCGGCGGCGCCAGCTCGCGGCAGTCCCTTGGATACCAGCCAGTTCGACGCCCGCCGTTCGCCGCGAGCATAGGCGCGCCATCCGCGGCCAAAGGCGCGGCCGAGACGTTCTGCAGTGCTGGTGCGGGTTGTGGTATTCATGGTCGTCTCCTGCTACTGAGGGATGCCTATTCCGGTGTGCTCCACGTCATTCAGATTGGGGCTTCAATATGTTCTCTTTCTGCTTCAGGACGATCCGTCATCCGGTTCTACCGGGCCGGGGTCGGGTTCCACGCCGATGCGGTAGGTGGCAACGAAACGCGGCCAGTCCGCATGGTCAACCAGATCGATGTCCTCGATGACGCTGACCTTCGTTTCCGCACGCTCGAACAGCGCGATGCTCTTGGCGGGATAGTTGTTGCGCGACGGATAGAGCACCCCGTCGAACAGCGGCTGGCCGTCGTCGCCGAGCATCGCATGCACCTGGGCGGACACCTGCTGCGTGTGCGTGTAGTCACGGCTGGCCAACTGCTCCAGGTTCAGACCAAAGTAGCCCGCCATGACGCCCGGTGCCGTGAGATCGGCCAGAAGCACGTCGGCCACCACCCCTACGGCGCGCACCATCCTGCCCTGGACTTCTTTCAACGCGATCGAGCGCTTCGCGTCATCAAGCCACTGATGCTTGTGAAACACCGACTCCATCAGCGCCGTGGGCAGGTCGCGCCCCAGGTAGAGCACGCCGTAGGCCCGGGCCGGGTCGTCGTAGCGATTGGTGCTGCCGCGGCCATAGTACAGCGGGCTGCCCCGATAGACGACGCGGCTCACATGCTGGAGCAGTTCACCGGCATCGATCAGGAACGAAGGCAGCTCGTGGCTCATGGCGGTCTCGCTTCAATGCACCTGAACGCCCAGCACGTTGAACACGGCCTCGGCCACGTCGTCGATCGTGCCATGCGTCACCGCATCCACCGGCGAGCGACCGCCCAAGCCTTCGAGCGGTTCGGACAGTGCGCGGTAGATCGTCCAGTGATCGATACCCTCGACCTCCTGAAGCACGGTTTGGGTCAACTGCTGCTTTACCGGGTCGAGCTGCCAGTCGGGCAGCTTCTGACCGCGCGGCCCAACGTTCAGCGCCAGCAGCCGACGCGCGAGGATGTCCTTGTAGATCTGCTGGCGCGACTTGTCCGCCAGCTTGGCGAACTCGGTGGGCGGCAGGTTGTGCGGCTGGTTGAAGGCTTCCAGCAGCACAGCGCGGCCTCGCTGGACGTCGGTTTCATTCGGTGCCCAGCGCGTGTCGGCGCGCAGCGCGGCCGCCTTGCGTGCAAGGGCCTGACCAACGGTCTCGCCCTCCAAGTTAGCGGGCAGTGTCACCGCTTCCACACGCTCGTGGACGAACGCCTGCAACTCGGCCGCGAAAGCCGTGGCATCCCGGATTTCGACGGTATCCGCGAAGCGGCGCACATCTTCCACCGTGACGCGCGGCAGACGGTCGGCAATGAATTCAATGGCAGTGGGCATGGTCATCTCCCGAGTAGGTTTGAGACAGGATTCACTCTAGTCGCCTTTGTCGCGCTTGTCAACTTTGTCGCCTAGAGAGCAACCTACCTGGCGGAAGCAGCGTCTTCGCAGCATAGACCGAGGCCAGCGCCTGGTCGCCGTCCAATGCATTCGAGCGAGTTCCACATTGACGGTGGAGCCGCAATCCAAGCCCCGCTATACCGAAACGGTTAAAGGCCAAAGGGCCGAAATGGCAAGGGAATGGGGTGCAAGGGGAAAGGCCCTACCTCGAAAAGGCCAAAAGGCCTCCCGGTCGGCCCGTCATTAGGACACCTCACATGCTCTCCCTGTTCCAGCGAAAACGGCCCTCGGTCGCTGCCGATCCATCGCCAGCACCCGCCATCGATCTCCCGAAAGGGCTGCTGCGGCCTGGGTCGGCCGCTTCGCTGCTGGCGACGCCGCGCCGACAGAAGCTGCTGGAACACATCTGGCAGCGCACGTCGCTCTCGCGCAGGCAGTTCGCCACCTTGTACCGGGCGCCGCTGGAACGCTACGCCGAGCTGGTCCAGGCCTTCCCGGCTTCCGAGGCGCATCATCACGCATACCCCGGCGGCATGCTGGACCACGGCCTGGAAATCGTCGCCTACAGCCTGAAGCTCCGGCAGTCCCATTTGCTACCCATCGGTGCCAGTCCCGAGGATCAGGCGGCGCAGTCTGAGGCCTGGACCGCCGCCGTCGCCTATGCCGCGCTGCTCCACGACGTTGGCAAGATCGCCGTCGATCTGCACGTCGAACTGGCCGACGGGACCGTGTGGCATCCGTGGCATGACCCTCTGGTCCAGCCATACCGATTCCGCTACCGCGAAGACCGCGAGTACCGCCTGCACAGCGCCGCGACGGGGTTGCTCTACCGCCAACTGCTCGATCGCCACATCCTGGACTGGCTCAGCGGCTATCCATCTCTCTGGGCACCGCTGCTTTACGTCCTGGCCGGACAGTACGAGCACGCCGGCGTGCTGGGAGAACTGGTCGTACAGGCCGACCGCGCTTCCGTGGCTCAGGAGTTGGGCGGCGATCCAGCCCGCGCCATGGCAGCGCCCAAGCACGCACTGCAACGCAAGCTGCTGGACGGGTTGCGCTACCTGCTCAAGGAACAGTTGAAGCTGAACCAGCCGGAAGCCTCCGATGGCTGGCTCACCGAGGATGGTTTGTGGCTGGTGAGCAAGACAGTCTCGGACAAACTGCGCGCACATCTCCTGTCTCAAGGGATCGATGGCATTCCTGCGAACAACACTGCCGTGTTCAACGTGCTGCAGGATCACGGCATGCTCCAGCCTACCTCGGACGGCAAAGCGGTCTGGCGCGCGACCGTGACCAGCACGACCGGCTGGTCCCATTCGTTCACCCTGTTGCGTCTCGCTCCCGCGCTGATCTGGGAGTCTGGCGAGCGACCAGCACCTTTCGCAGGCACGGTAGAGATCGACGCGACGCCCGCAGAAAACGATGCCAGCACGTCGGCTCCCGCGCCTACTGTCTCGGGGAAACCAGCGCAGGGAGGTCAAGAACCTCCAATTTGGGAGGGCGACGGCACCACCATCGTTTCACCTCCCGCAGCCCAGCCCATGCCCGACGTCATGGAGGACTTGCTCGCGATGGTGGGCTTGGGTGAGTCGGCCGGCGTTGGCCAGGATGCCGAGGAGTTCTTCCACACTCCCACGCCAGCGACAGCCGCAACCTCCCTTCCATCACCTGCACCTGCGCCTACGCCTCTGTCATCGGCGACGAAGCCATCCGGGGAACATTTCATGGCTTGGCTGAAGCAGGGAATCGCCTCACGACGGCTCATCATCAACGACGCGAAGGCGCTCGTGCATACGGTGAATGACACGGCCTACCTGGTCAGCCCTGGTGTGTTCCAACGCTATGCGCAGGAGCATCCCGAAGTGGGCGCGCTTGCCAAGCAGGAGAATCAACAGGATTGGCAGTGGATGCAGAAGCGCTTCGAGAAGCTGCAGCTACATCGCAAGCACCCCAATGGCCTGAACATTTGGACTTGTGAAGTCACGGGCCCGAGGAAGTCCCGCCGACTGCATGGCTACCTCCTGGAAGATGGGTCCTTGGCATTCCCCGAAATACCGCCCAACAATCCCTATCTTGCTCTGACTCAGGAAGGATGACGCGATTCGGGCATTGATCGCCACCACCGTGTGGCGATCAATGCCCCGCGAAAGCTGGCAACATTTAGCGAACTGAGCTACTCGGCCCGCGCCAACTCCTGTGCAAGGAACGGAGCGGTTCGGCTGCCAGACGTTCGGGCCACCTGCTGAGGGGAACCCGCCACTACGATGCTGCCGCCGGCAGCGCCCGCGCCCGGCCCCACGTCGATCACCCAGTCGGCCTGGGCCACCGCGCGCATGTCGTGCTCGATCATCACCACGGTATTGCCGGCATCGACCAGGCGCTGCAACTGCACCAGCAGCCGGTCGGCATCCGACGCATGCAGTCCGGTGGTCGGCTCGTCGAGCACGTACAGGCTTCGGCCGCGCTGGCTGCGCTGAAGCTCGGTCGCCAGCTTGATGCGCTGCGCCTCGCCACCGGAAAGCTCAGTGGCCGGTTGCCCCAGGCGCAGATAGCCCAGTCCGATATCACGCAGCAGTTGCAGTGGCCTTGCCACCGCATCTTCACCCTCGAAGAATTCGCTGGCCTCGTCCACGGTCATCTGCAACACCTCGGCGATGTTGCGCCCGTTCCACTGCACCTTCAGCGTGGCCTCGTTGTAGCGTGCGCCATGGCACGTAGGGCACGGCGCGTACACGCTGGGCATGAACAGCAGTTCCACGCTCACGAAACCCTCGCCCTCGCAAGTCTCGCAGCGCCCCTTGGCAACGTTGAACGAGAACCGTCCGGCGTCATAGCGGCGGCGTCGCGCATCGGGCGTGGCGGCGAACAGCTTGCGTACATGATCGAACAGGCCGGTGTAGGTAGCCAGGTTCGACCGCGGCGTGCGCCCAATCGGTTTCTGGTCCACCTGCACCAGGCGCTGTATGGCGTCCACGTCGCCCGCCAGATGACCACCGGTCGCTTCGATCACGGCCGGCCCTTCACTGGTGGCGTTATCGGCCGCATCGTCTTCAGGCTCGTGGCCCAGGTGTAGCAGCACCAACTCCGGCAGGGCCTGCGCGACGAGGCTGGATTTGCCGGAGCCGGAGATACCCGTGACGGCTGTTAGCACGCCCAGCGGAATGCGTGCATCCACGCCATGCAGGTTGTGGCGGTGAATGCCCTGCAGCTCCAGCCAGCCGGTCGCTTCGCGTGCTCGGCTTCCCGGCGCGGGGATCTCGTCGAACAGGTAGCGTGCAGTACGCGATTCGGCAATCTTGCGCAGGCCATCCGGTTCGCCGCTGTAGAGCACGCGGCCGCCACGCTCCCCGGCATCCGGCCCGACATCGACCAGCCATTGCGCGCGGCGCATCAGGTCAAGGTCGTGCTCCACCACGAACACCGAGTTACCCGCATCGCGCAGCCGGTCGAGCGCGTCGTACAGGGCCTGGCTGTCGGAGGGATGCAGGCCCGCCGAGGGTTCGTCGAGCACGTACACGACGCCGAACAGCAGGGAACTCAATTGCGTGGCCAACCGCAGGCGTTGCAACTCGCCGGCCGAAAGCGTCGGCGTGGCTCGGTCCAGCGTCAGGTAACCCAAACCCAGCCCACGCAGTTGACGCAGGCGCGCCATCACGCCACCGGCCAGGCGCTGCGCGGCGAGGCGCTTTTCTTCCGATAGCGCCGAGGTGCGGCGCACGTCGGGCGATACCGCATGGACGGCGCGGCCGGAGGCCGCGCGTTCGGCACGGTCGCGTCGGGTCGCTTCCTTGTCCGTAGCCGCCCCCGCTGCATGGGCGCGGAAATCGCCCTGGGCGATGGGTTCGAGCAAGGCCGCCAACTGATCCAGCGGCATCTGCATGAACTCGCCGATGTCCACGCCGGCGAACGTGACCGACAGCGCCTCGGGCTTGAGCCGCTTGCCGTGGCAGGTGGGGCACGGTTTGCCCTCCATGAACCGGGACACGCGCTTTCTCATCAGCGCGCTCTGGGTGTTGGCAAAGGTGTGCAGCAAATACCGTCGGGCGCTGGTGAAG from Acidovorax sp. T1 includes the following:
- a CDS encoding excinuclease ABC subunit UvrA produces the protein MPNNSFGESSCTAAASGMVEVRGAREHNLKDVDVAIPRNALVVFSGVSGSGKSSLAFGTIYAEAQRRYFESVAPYARRLIDQAGVPDVDAIDGLPPAVALQQQRGSSNARSSVGSVTTLSSLVRMMYSRAGAYPANQPMLYAEDFSPNTPQGACPTCHGLGHVYEVTEANMVPDPSLSIRERAIASWPPAWQGQNLRDILVSMGYDVDRPWKDLPKKDRDWILFTEETPTVPVYAGFTPAETRAALKRKMEPSYMGTFTSARRYLLHTFANTQSALMRKRVSRFMEGKPCPTCHGKRLKPEALSVTFAGVDIGEFMQMPLDQLAALLEPIAQGDFRAHAAGAATDKEATRRDRAERAASGRAVHAVSPDVRRTSALSEEKRLAAQRLAGGVMARLRQLRGLGLGYLTLDRATPTLSAGELQRLRLATQLSSLLFGVVYVLDEPSAGLHPSDSQALYDALDRLRDAGNSVFVVEHDLDLMRRAQWLVDVGPDAGERGGRVLYSGEPDGLRKIAESRTARYLFDEIPAPGSRAREATGWLELQGIHRHNLHGVDARIPLGVLTAVTGISGSGKSSLVAQALPELVLLHLGHEPEDDAADNATSEGPAVIEATGGHLAGDVDAIQRLVQVDQKPIGRTPRSNLATYTGLFDHVRKLFAATPDARRRRYDAGRFSFNVAKGRCETCEGEGFVSVELLFMPSVYAPCPTCHGARYNEATLKVQWNGRNIAEVLQMTVDEASEFFEGEDAVARPLQLLRDIGLGYLRLGQPATELSGGEAQRIKLATELQRSQRGRSLYVLDEPTTGLHASDADRLLVQLQRLVDAGNTVVMIEHDMRAVAQADWVIDVGPGAGAAGGSIVVAGSPQQVARTSGSRTAPFLAQELARAE
- a CDS encoding DUF3742 family protein; its protein translation is MNTTTRTSTAERLGRAFGRGWRAYARGERRASNWLVSKGLPRAGAAAIVWIVKLAALGVLLYSTFWLALLLVLVMVVAWMARNADLGDELPEPEWRNGPAGFGLYTYDGFRIDPHVEDD
- a CDS encoding RES family NAD+ phosphorylase, whose protein sequence is MSHELPSFLIDAGELLQHVSRVVYRGSPLYYGRGSTNRYDDPARAYGVLYLGRDLPTALMESVFHKHQWLDDAKRSIALKEVQGRMVRAVGVVADVLLADLTAPGVMAGYFGLNLEQLASRDYTHTQQVSAQVHAMLGDDGQPLFDGVLYPSRNNYPAKSIALFERAETKVSVIEDIDLVDHADWPRFVATYRIGVEPDPGPVEPDDGSS
- the mobH gene encoding MobH family relaxase translates to MLSLFQRKRPSVAADPSPAPAIDLPKGLLRPGSAASLLATPRRQKLLEHIWQRTSLSRRQFATLYRAPLERYAELVQAFPASEAHHHAYPGGMLDHGLEIVAYSLKLRQSHLLPIGASPEDQAAQSEAWTAAVAYAALLHDVGKIAVDLHVELADGTVWHPWHDPLVQPYRFRYREDREYRLHSAATGLLYRQLLDRHILDWLSGYPSLWAPLLYVLAGQYEHAGVLGELVVQADRASVAQELGGDPARAMAAPKHALQRKLLDGLRYLLKEQLKLNQPEASDGWLTEDGLWLVSKTVSDKLRAHLLSQGIDGIPANNTAVFNVLQDHGMLQPTSDGKAVWRATVTSTTGWSHSFTLLRLAPALIWESGERPAPFAGTVEIDATPAENDASTSAPAPTVSGKPAQGGQEPPIWEGDGTTIVSPPAAQPMPDVMEDLLAMVGLGESAGVGQDAEEFFHTPTPATAATSLPSPAPAPTPLSSATKPSGEHFMAWLKQGIASRRLIINDAKALVHTVNDTAYLVSPGVFQRYAQEHPEVGALAKQENQQDWQWMQKRFEKLQLHRKHPNGLNIWTCEVTGPRKSRRLHGYLLEDGSLAFPEIPPNNPYLALTQEG
- a CDS encoding conjugal transfer protein TraG N-terminal domain-containing protein, with amino-acid sequence MTLFTTDYLEYYLTLVSWIVNNGIWAVLVSSGVFALPFVAIIVQEWLKARAEGADEGNKGVLSAARIENRVFVAIVVVMFAGIPFIDVDLNTIQYDSSRSAQCQVNVPQPTDTGWSQSFSTINNQSAKVPVWWAFMHALSRAVTSASVAAIPCGTDLRQMRMEIDATRINDPVLAQEVADFTHDCYGPARAKLFMARPELDEAQMNDVTWIGSRFFTDTGGYYDSYRSSTARESWPYDDTRDAGLAQVASGGGYPTCRQWWADGSNGLRARLLSQVDPSLLNRLAGWAGFLSRTEVDDSVVRTIASPRQQKLTQGSVYTDYGGQIDKTLPNIVTRATGDVGMAVGALAAFPAMDVVRQALPMVLALLKMALVICIPLVLVVGTYDLKTVVTVSVVQFALFFTDFWFQLARWIDSTILDALYGWGFGWNRPHTNFDPLVGLNNAFGDLLLMFVMGTMFIVLPTFWIMALAWAGVRAGNVLQGLAGATGDAKAAGGKGGSIAINAVGKK